Proteins encoded within one genomic window of Flavobacterium gilvum:
- a CDS encoding bifunctional YncE family protein/alkaline phosphatase family protein: MVNRFSILAFISLFCSFGLLAQSHSQKETKTVLLPNGWSITNVGRSLPLGDLPLNIAVSTSKKRIAVTNNGLGKHYIQLIDTKSERQIDSIIIPSSWYGLKFSSNDKKLYASGGNDNVILRYDLIGNKLKLNDTITLGKKWPNRISPAGFDIDEKNQLLYVVTKDNNSLYVVDLKTKKIKKQLPLGGEGFTCVLSPDLKELYVSCWGCEKLLIYDTAKEEFAASIGVGSHPNEILLTKKGDFIFVANSNDNSVSVIERKTRKVVETLNAALYPDAPAGSTTNSLAFSGNEKQLYIANADNNCLAVFDVSQPGKSKSLGFVPTGWYPTNVKIVNKKIFVTNAKGFVPLTNFQAPTPYTQGYDLKYRQEDASKPKSVHSIGELFKGALSIIDQPSKDLLAAYTKMVYQNSPYSKEKELKAHNDVGNPVPMKVGDVSPIKYVFYVIKENRTYDQVMGDVKEGNGDPSLVMFGEKVTPNQHKLAKDFVLLDNFYVDAEVSADGHAWTLGAYATDYLEKMWPTCYGRAWDYPGEGRRAIANNKAGYIWDACKRANISYRSYGEFIIAKKPTISVLQNNYCKTFNSWDELAEKDVNRFEQWKKDFDSLVAIKKVPQFNTVRFPNDHTEGLRKGRPTPNAHVADNDLATGLLVEYLSKSPIWNECLVLIVEDDAQSGTDHVDAHRSTAFLAGPYVKRNFVDHTMYSSTSFLRTIELILGLAPLSQHDAGSTPLWNSFTHVPDFSPFKSVPSNIDLKEVNVAMNKWQQKSETFDFSKVDAVPDLEFTELLWHAIKGDAVAFPGPRRAAFVRLSERKDDDD; encoded by the coding sequence ATGGTAAATCGATTTAGTATATTGGCTTTTATCTCTCTGTTTTGCTCTTTTGGTTTATTGGCGCAAAGCCATTCACAAAAAGAGACAAAGACGGTGTTATTGCCTAATGGATGGTCAATTACAAATGTGGGAAGATCATTGCCATTAGGTGATTTACCTTTGAATATTGCTGTTAGTACATCCAAAAAGAGAATTGCCGTAACCAACAACGGATTAGGAAAACATTATATTCAACTTATAGACACAAAATCGGAACGACAAATCGACAGCATCATTATTCCGTCCAGTTGGTATGGACTGAAATTTAGTTCAAATGATAAAAAACTTTATGCTTCGGGAGGAAACGACAATGTTATTTTGCGCTACGATTTAATTGGGAACAAACTCAAACTTAACGATACGATTACTTTAGGCAAAAAATGGCCGAATAGAATTTCGCCTGCTGGCTTTGATATCGACGAGAAGAATCAGTTACTTTATGTGGTGACCAAGGATAATAACTCACTTTATGTGGTTGATCTCAAAACCAAAAAAATAAAAAAGCAACTTCCTTTGGGAGGAGAAGGTTTTACCTGCGTTTTGTCTCCTGATTTGAAAGAATTGTATGTGAGTTGTTGGGGATGCGAAAAATTATTGATTTATGATACCGCCAAAGAAGAATTTGCAGCTTCGATAGGAGTAGGTAGTCATCCAAATGAAATACTGCTTACAAAAAAAGGTGATTTTATTTTTGTAGCCAATTCCAATGATAATTCCGTTTCTGTCATCGAAAGAAAAACACGCAAGGTTGTTGAGACTCTTAATGCAGCTTTGTATCCCGATGCACCAGCCGGTTCAACCACAAATTCGCTTGCTTTTAGTGGTAACGAGAAACAACTTTACATCGCTAATGCCGACAATAATTGTCTCGCCGTTTTTGATGTTAGCCAACCCGGGAAAAGTAAATCACTAGGGTTTGTTCCCACGGGGTGGTATCCAACTAATGTGAAGATTGTAAACAAAAAGATATTTGTAACCAATGCAAAAGGGTTTGTTCCGTTGACAAACTTTCAGGCACCAACGCCTTATACACAAGGATATGACTTAAAATATAGACAAGAAGACGCATCAAAACCAAAATCAGTACATTCAATTGGAGAATTATTTAAAGGTGCATTAAGCATTATCGACCAGCCTTCAAAAGATTTATTGGCAGCTTATACAAAAATGGTCTACCAAAATTCTCCTTATTCTAAAGAAAAAGAATTAAAAGCACATAATGATGTAGGAAACCCTGTCCCAATGAAAGTTGGCGATGTAAGTCCTATTAAATATGTGTTTTATGTCATCAAAGAAAACCGCACTTATGACCAAGTTATGGGTGATGTAAAAGAAGGAAACGGCGATCCTTCCCTGGTAATGTTTGGAGAAAAAGTAACTCCAAATCAGCATAAATTGGCAAAAGATTTTGTGCTTTTGGATAATTTTTATGTTGATGCCGAAGTTAGTGCCGATGGTCATGCGTGGACACTTGGCGCTTATGCTACCGATTATCTGGAAAAAATGTGGCCTACCTGTTACGGCCGAGCTTGGGATTATCCAGGTGAAGGACGAAGAGCGATTGCAAACAACAAAGCAGGATATATCTGGGATGCTTGCAAACGAGCAAACATTTCGTATAGAAGTTATGGAGAATTTATAATTGCCAAAAAACCTACTATTTCAGTTTTGCAGAATAACTATTGCAAAACTTTTAATTCTTGGGATGAATTGGCCGAAAAAGATGTAAACCGATTCGAGCAATGGAAAAAAGATTTTGATTCGTTGGTAGCTATTAAAAAAGTTCCACAATTTAATACTGTTCGTTTTCCAAATGATCATACCGAAGGTTTACGAAAAGGGCGTCCGACTCCAAATGCGCATGTTGCCGACAATGATTTGGCAACCGGTCTTCTTGTTGAATATTTGAGCAAAAGTCCTATTTGGAACGAATGTCTGGTTTTGATTGTTGAAGATGATGCCCAAAGCGGAACCGACCACGTAGATGCTCATAGAAGCACTGCTTTTTTGGCTGGGCCGTATGTAAAACGAAATTTTGTAGATCATACCATGTATTCTTCGACTTCATTTTTGCGTACGATTGAGTTGATTCTAGGATTAGCTCCTTTGTCACAGCACGATGCAGGTTCGACTCCGTTGTGGAATAGCTTTACGCACGTTCCGGATTTTTCACCATTCAAATCGGTGCCTTCCAATATAGATTTAAAAGAAGTAAATGTTGCCATGAATAAATGGCAGCAAAAATCGGAAACTTTTGATTTTTCCAAAGTCGATGCTGTTCCCGATTTAGAATTTACAGAACTGCTTTGGCATGCAATAAAAGGAGATGCGGTTGCATTTCCCGGACCAAGACGTGCCGCTTTTGTTAGACTGAGTGAGAGAAAGGATGATGATGACTAA
- a CDS encoding xylose isomerase: MKIQFYYPRWGSENVDWNNFCQKVQEAGYDGVEAPVPESKEEQKVILDALQNNGLKLIGQYYQSFEKDFETHKANYIKELNILASAKPVKINAQTGKDYFSFEQNAELFAVANGISQETGIPICHETHRNKALFAAHIGYDFLKKLPDLKITADFSHWCNVSESLLEDQEDALALACKKVGHLHSRVGHSQSAQVIDPRLPEFKNELEAHLKWWDTIVKDYQDNNKEVLTITTEFGPAPYMIHLPFTNMPIASQWDINIYMLHLLKERYCK, translated from the coding sequence ATGAAAATTCAATTTTATTATCCGAGATGGGGATCAGAAAATGTAGATTGGAATAATTTTTGCCAAAAAGTGCAGGAGGCGGGTTATGACGGTGTTGAAGCTCCGGTTCCAGAATCAAAAGAGGAACAAAAAGTGATTTTGGATGCGCTGCAAAATAATGGATTAAAGTTGATTGGTCAATACTATCAATCTTTTGAAAAAGATTTTGAAACGCATAAAGCCAATTACATTAAGGAGTTGAATATCCTCGCCTCAGCAAAGCCGGTAAAAATTAACGCGCAAACTGGGAAGGATTATTTCAGTTTTGAACAGAATGCCGAATTGTTTGCTGTTGCAAATGGAATTTCCCAAGAAACAGGTATTCCCATTTGTCATGAAACGCATCGCAATAAAGCGTTGTTTGCAGCACATATCGGTTATGACTTTTTGAAAAAGTTACCCGATTTAAAAATTACGGCCGATTTTTCACATTGGTGCAATGTATCCGAAAGTTTGCTAGAGGATCAAGAGGATGCGCTTGCTTTGGCTTGCAAAAAAGTCGGACATCTGCACTCAAGGGTTGGACATTCGCAAAGCGCACAGGTAATTGATCCGCGACTGCCAGAATTCAAAAACGAATTGGAAGCGCACTTGAAATGGTGGGATACGATTGTTAAAGATTATCAGGATAATAATAAAGAGGTATTGACGATCACTACAGAATTTGGACCAGCTCCATATATGATTCATCTGCCCTTTACAAATATGCCGATTGCCAGTCAATGGGACATCAACATATATATGTTACATTTACTGAAAGAAAGGTATTGTAAATAA